One genomic window of Deltaproteobacteria bacterium includes the following:
- the lon gene encoding endopeptidase La codes for MTEEIDLKQENEQQPDRTKIPDELPLVPIRDVVLFPNMILPLFVGREASISAIDYALTKERLVVFSTQKNMNEESPLPEGIYETGTVGSITRMLKLPDGRVKILIQGLSRVHIKEYKQQKPFYLVSIDVIQEEPVTETVEIQALIRTVKEQLEKVVAMGKPIQPDALILLENITDPGRIADIIVTNYGLKTAELQTFLETVDPVQRLKSVMEIQNKEMELLTLQAKIQSHAREEMGKVQREYFLREQLKAIKSELGEIDEKAREIQEFRDKIKKAKMPKDVEEEAQGQVNRLEMMHPDSAEASIVRTYLEWLTEIPWSKKTKENIDIKHAKSILDVDHYDLEKVKERILEYLSVRRLKKKAKGPILCFVGPPGVGKTSLGKSIARALNRKFVRMSLGGIRDEAEIRGHRRTYIGAMPGRIIQGIKQIGTKNPVYMLDEIDKIGVDFRGDPSAALLEVLDPEQNFSFSDNYLGVPFDLSDVLFIATANMMDPVPPALKDRMEVISLAGYTDEEKLRIAQKFIISRQGNETGVGKNNVKFEEAAILFIINNYTKEAGLRNLEREIATIFRKVAQKIAEGEKPPFNITKNDVRKYLGAPKIPIEDLMYKDEIGVATGLAWTPYGGDVLYIEVIIMKGKGRLTLTGQLGDVMKESAMAAVSYLRSKATELGINDGSFFDRFDIHIHVPAGAIPKDGPSAGITMAVATASALTRKKVRRDVAMTGEITLRGNVLPIGGLKEKSLAALRAKIYRVIMPEANKPDLEELPDYVKDKITFIPVKHISEVLEQVLLTNKKSTHSKNDAKNNKKLGRDRPHKKN; via the coding sequence ATGACGGAAGAAATTGATTTAAAACAAGAAAATGAACAGCAGCCAGACAGGACAAAGATTCCCGATGAACTGCCGCTCGTTCCTATAAGGGATGTTGTACTATTCCCCAATATGATACTGCCGCTATTTGTCGGGAGAGAAGCATCAATATCCGCAATCGATTATGCGCTTACAAAAGAAAGGCTTGTAGTATTCTCGACGCAAAAAAATATGAACGAGGAATCTCCGCTGCCGGAAGGGATATATGAGACAGGGACTGTCGGCTCCATAACACGCATGCTTAAACTGCCTGACGGTAGGGTAAAAATTCTCATACAGGGGCTGTCGCGCGTACATATAAAAGAGTATAAACAACAGAAGCCGTTTTATCTTGTAAGCATTGATGTTATACAGGAAGAACCTGTTACAGAAACTGTAGAGATACAGGCACTCATAAGAACCGTTAAAGAGCAGCTTGAAAAGGTAGTTGCAATGGGCAAACCAATTCAGCCTGATGCACTTATACTACTTGAAAACATAACAGATCCTGGAAGGATAGCGGATATAATTGTAACAAACTATGGCTTGAAAACCGCAGAGCTCCAAACATTTCTTGAGACTGTTGATCCTGTACAGAGATTAAAGTCTGTCATGGAAATACAGAACAAAGAAATGGAACTTTTGACATTACAGGCAAAAATACAGTCTCATGCAAGAGAGGAGATGGGTAAGGTTCAAAGAGAATATTTTTTAAGGGAGCAGCTCAAAGCCATTAAAAGTGAACTCGGTGAAATCGATGAAAAAGCGAGAGAGATACAGGAGTTCAGAGATAAAATAAAAAAGGCAAAGATGCCGAAAGATGTTGAAGAAGAAGCGCAGGGTCAGGTAAACAGGCTTGAGATGATGCATCCAGATTCTGCTGAAGCATCTATAGTAAGAACTTACCTTGAATGGCTGACAGAGATTCCATGGAGTAAAAAAACAAAAGAAAATATTGATATAAAGCATGCAAAAAGTATACTCGATGTGGATCATTATGATCTTGAAAAAGTAAAAGAACGTATACTTGAATATCTCTCAGTGAGAAGGCTTAAAAAAAAGGCAAAAGGTCCTATACTATGCTTTGTAGGACCACCGGGTGTAGGTAAGACATCCCTCGGTAAGTCAATAGCACGCGCACTCAACAGAAAATTTGTTAGGATGTCTCTTGGCGGTATAAGAGATGAAGCAGAGATAAGAGGCCATAGGCGAACCTATATAGGTGCCATGCCTGGCAGGATTATACAGGGGATAAAACAGATCGGCACAAAAAATCCTGTTTATATGCTCGATGAAATTGATAAAATAGGCGTAGATTTTAGAGGAGACCCGTCTGCAGCACTTCTTGAAGTTCTTGATCCGGAACAGAATTTCTCATTTTCCGATAATTATCTCGGTGTTCCTTTTGATTTAAGCGATGTCCTGTTTATAGCAACTGCGAACATGATGGATCCTGTTCCGCCTGCATTAAAAGATAGAATGGAGGTGATAAGCCTCGCCGGATACACCGATGAAGAGAAATTACGCATTGCACAAAAATTTATAATCTCAAGACAGGGGAATGAAACGGGTGTGGGGAAAAATAATGTTAAGTTTGAAGAGGCAGCTATACTCTTCATTATAAATAACTACACCAAAGAAGCAGGCCTGAGAAATCTCGAAAGAGAAATAGCAACAATCTTTAGGAAAGTTGCTCAAAAGATAGCAGAAGGAGAGAAGCCGCCTTTCAATATAACAAAAAATGATGTGAGAAAATATCTTGGTGCCCCCAAAATTCCTATAGAAGACCTTATGTACAAAGATGAGATTGGTGTTGCAACCGGTCTTGCGTGGACGCCTTACGGCGGAGATGTGCTTTACATAGAGGTGATAATAATGAAAGGCAAAGGCAGACTAACACTTACAGGACAGCTTGGCGATGTGATGAAGGAATCCGCAATGGCTGCTGTAAGTTATCTTAGATCAAAGGCAACGGAACTTGGTATAAATGATGGATCTTTTTTTGATAGGTTCGATATTCATATACATGTGCCTGCCGGTGCTATTCCTAAGGATGGGCCCTCAGCAGGGATCACTATGGCTGTTGCAACTGCGTCTGCTCTTACACGTAAAAAGGTTAGAAGAGATGTTGCAATGACCGGCGAGATTACATTGAGGGGTAATGTACTGCCAATAGGGGGTTTGAAAGAGAAGTCTCTTGCAGCTCTCAGAGCAAAGATATACAGAGTTATAATGCCGGAAGCGAACAAACCGGATCTCGAAGAATTACCGGATTATGTTAAAGATAAAATCACTTTTATCCCTGTAAAACACATAAGCGAAGTTCTGGAACAGGTTTTGCTCACAAATAAAAAATCAACTCATTCAAAGAATGATGCAAAAAACAATAAAAAACTGGGAAGAGATAGACCTCATAAAAAGAATTAA
- the thiL gene encoding thiamine-phosphate kinase, translated as MMQKTIKNWEEIDLIKRIKKTSGKSRGDVLLGIGDDTAVVSCKGNKQLLYTVDSVVDGIHFLGELNKWESAGKRAIGAAVSDIAAMGGIPLYAMSSLFLPVSFNEKNVHRFMHGFTSRLKEYGITLIGGNITTTNGSFAADTVVIGETENNTFITRHGARVGDIICLAGITGEAIAGLDLLLKRKEKKYPGLVNRYLEPVPMLLQARTIVKHLVPNSMIDVSDGLMQDLNHILEESNVGARLDLDKIPVSNGVKYTAELMGKDPYEYVLTGGDDYTLLFTVSVTHYKGEINRLGIKRIGTIVEDKGISMYRHGKKIKLAYESKGYIHRG; from the coding sequence ATGATGCAAAAAACAATAAAAAACTGGGAAGAGATAGACCTCATAAAAAGAATTAAAAAAACTTCGGGAAAATCCAGAGGTGATGTTTTACTTGGTATTGGAGACGATACGGCTGTTGTATCGTGTAAAGGCAATAAGCAATTACTTTATACGGTTGATAGTGTTGTAGATGGTATACATTTTCTTGGCGAACTAAATAAATGGGAAAGTGCCGGGAAAAGAGCCATTGGCGCGGCGGTAAGTGATATAGCAGCAATGGGTGGAATTCCCCTTTATGCAATGTCTTCACTATTTCTGCCGGTAAGTTTTAATGAAAAGAATGTCCACAGGTTTATGCATGGATTTACATCCCGGTTAAAAGAATATGGTATTACACTTATAGGAGGGAATATTACCACGACCAACGGGAGTTTTGCAGCGGATACGGTTGTTATAGGTGAAACAGAGAACAATACATTTATAACGAGGCATGGTGCAAGAGTCGGTGATATTATATGCCTTGCAGGTATAACAGGTGAAGCGATTGCGGGGCTTGATCTTTTGTTAAAGAGAAAAGAGAAAAAATATCCAGGGCTTGTGAACAGATATTTAGAACCCGTTCCAATGTTATTACAGGCACGTACAATTGTAAAACATCTTGTTCCTAATTCAATGATAGATGTATCTGATGGACTTATGCAGGATCTTAATCATATACTTGAAGAAAGCAATGTTGGTGCAAGACTTGATCTTGATAAAATACCCGTATCAAATGGTGTAAAATACACAGCAGAACTCATGGGTAAAGATCCTTATGAGTATGTTTTAACCGGAGGTGATGACTATACACTGCTTTTTACTGTTTCTGTTACGCATTATAAAGGCGAGATAAACAGGCTTGGTATAAAAAGGATTGGTACGATAGTGGAGGATAAGGGTATCTCTATGTACAGGCATGGGAAAAAAATAAAATTGGCTTATGAAAGCAAAGGCTATATTCATAGGGGATAA
- the larB gene encoding nickel pincer cofactor biosynthesis protein LarB, translated as MRMEDLKMILTDVKNHKTDVQDALKLMSNLPYVDIGFAKYDTHRFLRQGFPEVIFGEGKTDKETVKLCKIAVENGGIVMVTRIVKKTADYVSKHIDGFKYHTDARMLTYVKSNGKRSKTGILIVTAGTVDRFVAEEARITAQMFGNTVDTSYDVGVAGLHRLLDQMDKIKKARVIVVAAGMDGALPSVVGGLVDKPVIAVPVSSGYGASFKGLSSLLTMLNSCSPNVAVVNIDNGFGAGFMASLINRL; from the coding sequence ATGAGAATGGAAGATCTGAAAATGATATTAACAGATGTAAAGAATCATAAAACGGACGTGCAGGATGCATTAAAGCTTATGAGCAATTTACCTTATGTAGATATCGGATTTGCCAAGTATGATACGCATAGATTTTTAAGACAGGGTTTTCCGGAGGTAATCTTTGGTGAAGGTAAAACAGATAAAGAAACGGTTAAGTTGTGCAAAATAGCCGTTGAAAATGGCGGTATTGTTATGGTAACAAGAATAGTTAAAAAAACAGCAGACTATGTGAGTAAGCACATAGATGGGTTTAAGTATCATACGGATGCGCGTATGCTTACCTACGTGAAGAGTAACGGCAAAAGGAGCAAAACAGGCATTCTCATTGTGACGGCAGGAACGGTTGATCGCTTTGTTGCTGAGGAGGCAAGAATTACAGCACAGATGTTTGGTAATACGGTAGATACGTCTTATGATGTGGGTGTTGCAGGGTTACATAGATTACTTGATCAAATGGATAAAATAAAAAAAGCAAGGGTTATAGTTGTTGCTGCCGGTATGGATGGTGCGTTACCAAGTGTTGTGGGGGGACTTGTGGATAAACCGGTTATTGCTGTGCCGGTTAGTTCTGGTTATGGTGCAAGCTTTAAAGGACTTTCAAGTTTATTGACAATGCTTAACAGCTGTTCTCCAAATGTAGCTGTTGTAAATATAGATAATGGGTTTGGTGCCGGATTCATGGCATCCCTCATAAATAGGTTATAA
- a CDS encoding PAS domain S-box protein has product MQEKNTEINDHTKQIPSAEGIIQEISSTYVRLSKACTYKEVLEIFSEVLSKELITFDVSIIVFTDPDKEQGKVIASSEIKDEKTLLLDIRKYPEIRISVKEKRALFIDDIKNTDFFNDETKKVIISKNIRSTFVIPIFDMDEIIGVVFVRSEEPFYLSPFHQRYYFRQASMLTGAILNISKLNAFEQAVKKASELVKLKEEYEFLFDESTEGLMLIDREGRINNVNKTFLKLTGYSKKEVIGRHYSVAIADDSSKLIANKIFYDFINKKFTDQFDIDIKTKAGEIKSFSIRATPLKGRKDLSLVSVRDITEEKLLSKELLKTTDLLFKTVSSSPDSIIAADTGGDILLFNEEATKLFGYFQEEVISHFNVTQLYPNNVAKEIMKILRDSPAKYVRNYPVNVKTRIGEEIPVSLSGAIVYNDKGEEQMTVGYLRDERKRIKMEKSLDEALSRLIEAEKSETMAALAGASAHKLNQPLTVIQGYSELIIQHLKDKNDPISQYAGKVMAEVAKMSDIIKQISKITKYETKSYAGGAVIAKIGDGDNKSDNNDKPVKIPENK; this is encoded by the coding sequence ATGCAGGAAAAGAATACTGAGATCAACGACCACACAAAACAGATCCCGTCAGCAGAAGGGATAATACAAGAAATTTCTTCTACTTATGTAAGGCTTTCAAAAGCCTGCACCTATAAAGAGGTTCTCGAAATATTCTCAGAGGTTCTTTCAAAGGAACTTATAACGTTTGATGTAAGTATTATAGTCTTTACAGATCCGGATAAAGAACAGGGAAAGGTAATAGCAAGCAGTGAGATAAAAGATGAAAAGACGCTTCTTTTAGATATAAGAAAGTATCCGGAAATCAGGATATCCGTAAAAGAGAAAAGGGCATTGTTTATAGATGATATTAAAAATACTGACTTTTTTAATGATGAGACAAAAAAAGTGATAATATCTAAAAATATACGCTCTACATTTGTAATACCCATATTTGATATGGATGAAATTATCGGCGTTGTTTTTGTAAGGTCTGAAGAACCTTTTTACCTCTCACCATTCCATCAAAGATACTATTTCAGACAGGCAAGTATGTTAACTGGTGCTATACTCAATATATCGAAATTAAATGCATTTGAACAGGCCGTAAAAAAGGCATCAGAACTTGTAAAATTAAAAGAGGAATACGAGTTTTTATTTGATGAATCAACAGAAGGATTAATGTTGATTGACAGAGAAGGAAGAATAAATAATGTAAATAAAACGTTTCTCAAACTAACAGGTTATTCCAAAAAAGAAGTCATTGGCAGACATTACTCAGTGGCGATTGCAGACGATAGTTCAAAACTCATAGCTAATAAGATATTTTATGATTTTATTAACAAAAAGTTTACCGATCAATTTGATATCGATATTAAAACAAAAGCGGGTGAAATAAAATCATTTTCGATAAGGGCAACACCCCTAAAGGGGCGTAAGGATCTGTCACTTGTCTCTGTGAGAGACATTACAGAAGAAAAACTATTAAGCAAAGAACTCCTAAAGACAACAGACTTACTTTTTAAAACCGTCAGCAGTTCGCCGGACTCAATCATAGCCGCTGATACAGGCGGGGACATTTTACTTTTCAATGAAGAGGCGACCAAACTGTTTGGTTATTTTCAAGAAGAGGTTATTTCGCATTTTAATGTTACACAACTGTACCCCAATAATGTTGCAAAAGAGATTATGAAAATTCTCCGTGATAGCCCCGCAAAGTATGTTAGGAATTATCCTGTAAACGTCAAAACAAGGATAGGTGAAGAGATACCCGTTAGCCTGTCGGGGGCGATTGTTTATAATGATAAAGGCGAAGAACAAATGACGGTAGGTTATCTGAGGGATGAGCGTAAGAGGATCAAGATGGAAAAATCATTGGATGAGGCTTTATCAAGGCTTATAGAGGCAGAAAAGAGCGAGACTATGGCCGCGCTTGCAGGCGCATCAGCACATAAACTTAATCAGCCTCTTACAGTAATACAAGGGTATTCCGAACTCATAATTCAGCATTTAAAAGATAAAAACGATCCCATTTCTCAATATGCGGGAAAGGTTATGGCAGAGGTCGCAAAAATGTCGGATATAATAAAGCAGATAAGTAAGATTACCAAGTATGAAACAAAATCTTATGCTGGTGGTGCAGTAATAGCAAAGATAGGTGATGGAGATAACAAGAGTGATAACAATGACAAACCCGTAAAGATTCCTGAAAATAAGTAG
- the mqnC gene encoding dehypoxanthine futalosine cyclase yields the protein MNRLTKKQAIEMFKSMDLLELGRLAYERRMLIHTESIVSFVIDTNINYTNVCDVGCLFCAFYRPLGHPDAYVMDIDQLQHKLDIAYKNGVTTVLLQGGMHPDLDLNYYKSIISFIRDNYPSMHIHAFSPPEIIRMTEVSGLSIGDVIKELISAGLMSIPGGGAEILVERVRKAISPSKPDVDKWFDVMETAHNIGIPTTATMMYGHVETPEEIIEHLDRLRKLQDKTNGFTAFIAWDFKTENTVLGKRIRIHSSAEKYLRIVSIARLYLDNFDNIQASWSSQGKDIGQIALYFGANDIGSLLFEENVMRLAGHRITAQANEIVELIREAGFIPVQRNTSYETLKVF from the coding sequence ATGAACAGATTAACTAAAAAGCAAGCGATTGAAATGTTTAAATCGATGGATCTTCTGGAGCTTGGAAGGCTCGCCTATGAAAGGAGAATGCTTATTCATACCGAATCTATTGTAAGTTTTGTCATAGACACAAACATAAATTATACAAATGTCTGCGATGTTGGTTGTCTTTTTTGTGCTTTCTACAGGCCGCTTGGTCATCCCGATGCGTATGTTATGGATATAGATCAACTTCAACATAAGCTCGATATCGCTTATAAAAACGGCGTTACAACAGTGCTGCTTCAAGGCGGTATGCACCCTGATTTGGATCTTAACTATTATAAATCCATCATATCCTTTATAAGAGACAATTACCCTTCTATGCATATTCATGCATTCTCACCTCCCGAGATTATTCGTATGACAGAAGTTTCCGGATTAAGTATTGGGGATGTGATTAAAGAACTGATTTCCGCTGGTCTCATGTCTATTCCTGGAGGAGGTGCGGAGATCCTTGTAGAAAGGGTAAGAAAGGCTATTAGTCCATCCAAACCCGATGTTGATAAGTGGTTTGATGTTATGGAGACAGCACATAATATTGGTATTCCAACAACAGCTACTATGATGTATGGACACGTTGAAACACCGGAAGAAATCATAGAACATCTTGATCGTCTGCGTAAGTTGCAGGATAAGACAAATGGTTTTACGGCTTTTATTGCATGGGATTTTAAAACAGAGAATACGGTACTCGGTAAAAGAATCAGGATACACAGCAGTGCAGAAAAGTATCTTAGAATCGTTTCTATTGCAAGGTTATATCTGGATAACTTTGATAACATTCAGGCATCATGGTCATCACAGGGTAAGGATATAGGACAGATTGCACTTTATTTTGGGGCAAATGATATAGGAAGTCTGCTTTTTGAAGAAAACGTAATGAGGCTTGCAGGCCATAGGATTACGGCACAGGCTAATGAGATTGTTGAGCTGATAAGAGAAGCCGGTTTTATACCTGTTCAGAGAAACACATCATATGAAACATTGAAGGTTTTCTAA
- a CDS encoding ABC transporter permease, translated as MINWKLFLLRVKAIARKEFIQLRRDKRMLFIAFMAPIIQLTLFGYAATLDVKSVPVVVCDMDQSMQSRTILNDITASGYFVIQNRVPSIRDVRKSLDDGEDMVGIVIPEGLERDINGDRKAYIQTVIDGSNAIYATMVRSYLERIITNRALELSAEQMSKTGLKPFTPLDIQPRVWYNPTLKSMDFMVPGVFALVLMIISTVLTSMAIVKEKERGTIEQLIVTPIKPIELIAGKLLPFAIISLIDITLVTMVSVFWFQIPLHGSFILLFLLSALFMLTTLGLGLLISTVSKTQQQAMMISMLLIMPIILLSGVMSPIDNMPVAVQYFTFLIPLRYFIVIVRYIFMKGSGMYILWPDALALAFFGIVLFLLSVSRFKKRLG; from the coding sequence ATGATTAACTGGAAACTTTTTTTGTTAAGGGTAAAGGCAATAGCACGCAAGGAATTTATTCAGTTGAGACGCGACAAACGTATGCTGTTTATTGCCTTTATGGCACCAATCATACAGCTTACACTGTTTGGATATGCAGCAACATTGGACGTAAAATCGGTGCCTGTTGTCGTTTGCGACATGGATCAGAGCATGCAGAGCAGGACCATCCTTAACGACATTACAGCTTCAGGATATTTTGTAATACAGAACAGAGTACCTTCCATACGAGATGTGAGAAAAAGCCTTGATGACGGTGAAGACATGGTCGGCATTGTTATACCAGAAGGTCTTGAGAGAGACATAAACGGGGACAGAAAGGCATACATACAGACTGTCATTGATGGATCGAATGCCATCTATGCAACAATGGTAAGGTCATATTTGGAAAGAATCATAACCAACAGGGCTCTTGAACTTTCGGCAGAACAGATGTCTAAAACCGGACTCAAACCTTTTACACCTCTGGATATACAGCCAAGGGTCTGGTACAACCCAACTCTCAAGAGCATGGACTTTATGGTGCCAGGTGTTTTTGCACTTGTGCTCATGATCATAAGTACAGTGCTTACCTCCATGGCTATAGTAAAAGAAAAGGAACGCGGCACAATTGAACAGCTTATCGTAACCCCGATAAAACCCATAGAACTCATAGCAGGCAAGCTCCTGCCATTTGCCATTATCAGTTTGATCGACATCACTCTCGTTACAATGGTCTCGGTGTTCTGGTTCCAGATACCGTTACACGGCAGCTTTATACTTTTATTTTTGTTGTCCGCACTTTTTATGCTTACAACACTCGGACTCGGTCTTCTGATCTCGACCGTTTCAAAGACTCAACAGCAGGCAATGATGATATCCATGCTGCTTATCATGCCAATAATACTGCTTTCAGGCGTTATGTCTCCCATAGACAACATGCCTGTTGCAGTACAGTATTTCACATTCCTTATACCTCTGAGATATTTTATCGTTATTGTCAGATATATATTCATGAAGGGGTCCGGCATGTACATCCTCTGGCCTGATGCACTTGCACTTGCCTTCTTCGGCATTGTTCTTTTCCTGCTCAGCGTGAGCAGGTTCAAAAAAAGGTTGGGTTAA
- a CDS encoding ABC transporter permease — MKSHSLLRPVIKKEFIQIIRDPISLAVVILIPIIQLLLFGYAVSFDIKHIPMGIFDQSHTQESRQLIRAVTASSYFLIADNANSRTEINTLIEKGDIKIGIIIPPDFADNINADKTAGVQLLIDGTDANVGGVALGYFIAAAQGYSLDITKRMLNKQGDSSLSRNFPLLSQRLRIWYNQTLRTENFIVPGLIATILMILGVLMTSQSVAREYERGTMEQLIVSPVKVYELIIGKLVPYIVIGFIQVTLVTLIAVLVFHVPLKGNLLLLTLTTFLFLVSAMGIGFLFSAITKSQQVAMQMSFVGTMLPSLLLSGFIYPINSMPLALRIFSYVVPAKYFLVVLRGIFLKNSSMFVLMPQILIMILISVIVLTLCILKTKKSLD, encoded by the coding sequence ATGAAAAGTCATAGTCTGCTCAGACCAGTCATAAAAAAAGAATTCATCCAGATCATAAGGGATCCCATCAGCCTTGCCGTTGTCATATTGATCCCCATTATACAGCTGCTGCTGTTTGGCTATGCGGTAAGCTTTGATATTAAACATATACCCATGGGTATTTTCGATCAATCGCATACCCAGGAGAGCAGACAGCTCATACGTGCGGTAACAGCATCTTCATATTTTCTCATTGCAGATAATGCAAACAGCAGAACAGAGATCAATACCCTGATTGAGAAAGGAGATATAAAGATAGGCATTATTATTCCGCCCGATTTTGCGGACAATATAAATGCCGATAAAACAGCCGGCGTTCAGCTTCTTATCGATGGGACGGATGCCAATGTAGGCGGTGTTGCCCTCGGCTATTTTATAGCTGCAGCACAGGGATACTCCCTCGATATTACAAAGCGTATGCTCAATAAACAAGGTGATTCCAGTCTTTCAAGGAATTTTCCCCTTTTATCGCAGCGTCTCCGTATATGGTATAATCAAACACTGCGGACGGAGAACTTCATTGTACCCGGACTCATAGCGACCATACTTATGATCCTTGGAGTCCTCATGACATCCCAGAGCGTTGCACGCGAGTATGAACGGGGAACAATGGAACAGCTTATTGTCTCACCCGTAAAAGTATACGAGCTTATTATAGGTAAGCTTGTTCCCTATATCGTGATAGGCTTTATCCAGGTGACACTTGTTACGCTAATCGCTGTGCTTGTATTCCACGTACCTCTAAAGGGGAACCTTCTGCTCCTGACACTTACAACATTTTTATTTCTGGTGAGTGCCATGGGCATAGGATTTCTGTTTTCAGCCATAACAAAATCCCAGCAGGTCGCAATGCAGATGTCCTTTGTAGGCACCATGCTGCCATCCCTGCTCCTGTCGGGATTCATATATCCCATAAACAGTATGCCTCTGGCATTAAGAATATTCTCTTACGTTGTACCAGCAAAATATTTTCTTGTTGTTTTGAGAGGTATTTTTCTTAAAAATTCGAGCATGTTTGTTCTTATGCCACAGATACTGATCATGATCCTAATCTCGGTTATCGTGTTGACACTGTGCATCTTAAAAACAAAGAAGAGCCTTGATTGA
- a CDS encoding ABC transporter ATP-binding protein, whose amino-acid sequence MIETPIKATNLRKSFGDFVAVDDITLSVEKGEVFGFLGPNGAGKTTTVKMLCGLLLPSSGSARVAGFDIAVQPDDVKSSIGYMSQKFSLYSDLSVSENIDFFGNIYGIDDSRLKVRKKEIIKLTGLEGREQVITSTLSAGWKQRLALGCSIIHEPRILFLDEPTAGVDPDSRRMFWDLIYSLAQKGMTMFVTTHYMDEAENCTRLGFIYNGKMVASGTPLEIKRTQMKGIIIELDTDSPSAALKLIKSMETMDEVSFFGRLIHAVTTTHADTIEPIIKNILQLMKEHGVRVNRLNTIPPSLEDIFISLIKQEDKNEKS is encoded by the coding sequence ATGATAGAAACACCTATTAAAGCAACAAATTTAAGAAAATCATTCGGGGATTTTGTAGCGGTTGACGATATAACGTTAAGCGTTGAAAAGGGCGAGGTATTTGGTTTTCTGGGTCCTAACGGTGCAGGAAAAACAACAACCGTAAAGATGCTCTGCGGCCTGCTTCTGCCGAGCTCTGGTTCTGCACGGGTTGCGGGATTCGATATCGCAGTGCAACCGGACGATGTGAAAAGTTCTATAGGGTACATGTCTCAAAAGTTTTCTCTTTACAGTGATCTGTCGGTCTCGGAGAATATAGACTTTTTTGGGAATATATACGGGATAGATGACAGCAGATTAAAAGTGAGAAAAAAGGAGATAATAAAATTGACAGGACTTGAAGGCAGGGAGCAAGTCATAACATCCACTCTTTCTGCCGGATGGAAGCAGAGGCTTGCACTCGGATGCTCCATCATCCATGAACCGAGGATCCTGTTCCTGGATGAGCCGACAGCAGGTGTTGATCCGGATTCTCGAAGGATGTTCTGGGATCTCATCTACAGCCTTGCACAAAAGGGTATGACCATGTTCGTAACAACCCATTACATGGATGAGGCAGAAAACTGTACAAGGCTTGGCTTTATTTACAACGGAAAGATGGTTGCATCAGGAACACCTCTGGAAATAAAACGTACTCAGATGAAGGGAATAATTATAGAGCTTGATACAGACTCTCCCTCGGCAGCACTGAAACTTATAAAATCCATGGAAACAATGGATGAGGTGTCCTTTTTCGGCAGGCTCATCCATGCTGTTACCACTACACACGCAGACACAATAGAGCCGATCATAAAAAACATTCTACAGCTTATGAAAGAACACGGAGTAAGGGTAAACAGGTTAAACACGATCCCGCCTTCCCTTGAGGATATATTCATAAGTCTCATAAAACAAGAAGACAAAAATGAAAAGTCATAG